One Qipengyuania gaetbuli genomic region harbors:
- a CDS encoding DUF885 domain-containing protein, whose product MMKTFAAKTAMALVLATGLGACSTVGTYAEAPVAAAKQATAAAALDALLDRSEAAYLDRNPTAAFFRGDFSDADTLGDFSPAYYAKERAAAQADLAALRLIDRNALSETGRIVYDTFEYTMQRRIAETDPAVLPTVLATPIDHFRGFHVFYPRLSAPGALMPFDTVADYENNLARHRSAAKGVDDMIARMRTGMAQGITLPRLTVEIMVQQFDTQLGAPDASNPYYAPLGAFPASFSQGEKDRLTAAYRETVQGTLFPAMKRMRDFLASEYLPKARANIAATDGPGGDDYYAFRIEEMTTLPLTAEEIHQTGLAEVARINRALAQARAEAGDRKQQTYTTKADLQAAWYEVGRKVDPLMDRLFLNQPKTPLQIEPYEEYREAFNLAASYYPGKIDGSRPGTFYFSGYNVAERKLGTSVALYMHEGNPGHHFETMLAYENEELPDFMRYNGFTAYGEGWGLYAESLGYELGLYDDPLDRIGALAGGELLRAVRLVVDTGMHAKGWSREKAIEYMVANGQPRDFAESETARYIVMPAQALAYKTGELKIKALRAKAEKALGKDFDVRRFHDQVLSTGNIPLSVLEAKIDAWIAAGGK is encoded by the coding sequence ATGATGAAGACTTTCGCAGCGAAGACCGCGATGGCGCTGGTTCTGGCAACCGGACTTGGCGCCTGTTCGACCGTCGGCACTTATGCCGAAGCTCCGGTGGCGGCAGCGAAGCAGGCTACGGCAGCAGCGGCGCTCGATGCCCTCCTCGACCGCAGCGAGGCGGCCTATCTCGATCGCAATCCTACCGCCGCCTTCTTCCGCGGCGATTTCTCCGATGCGGACACGCTGGGCGATTTCTCGCCGGCCTATTACGCGAAGGAACGCGCCGCCGCGCAGGCGGACCTTGCCGCGCTGCGCCTGATCGATCGCAATGCGCTGAGCGAGACGGGCCGCATCGTCTACGACACCTTCGAATACACGATGCAGCGCCGCATCGCCGAGACCGATCCGGCCGTATTGCCGACCGTCCTGGCAACGCCGATCGACCATTTCCGCGGCTTCCATGTGTTCTATCCGCGCCTCTCGGCCCCCGGTGCGCTGATGCCGTTCGACACGGTCGCCGATTACGAGAACAACCTCGCCCGCCACCGGTCCGCAGCGAAGGGCGTGGACGACATGATCGCGCGCATGCGCACCGGCATGGCGCAGGGCATCACCCTGCCGCGCCTGACGGTCGAGATCATGGTCCAGCAGTTCGACACGCAGCTGGGCGCGCCCGATGCGTCGAACCCCTATTACGCGCCGCTGGGCGCCTTTCCCGCCAGCTTCTCGCAGGGCGAGAAGGACCGCCTGACGGCAGCCTACCGCGAAACCGTGCAGGGCACGTTGTTCCCGGCAATGAAGCGGATGCGCGATTTCCTCGCCAGTGAATACCTGCCGAAGGCTCGCGCCAACATCGCGGCGACCGACGGTCCGGGGGGCGATGACTATTACGCCTTCCGCATCGAGGAAATGACCACGTTGCCGCTGACGGCAGAGGAAATCCACCAGACCGGCCTTGCCGAAGTGGCGCGTATCAACCGTGCATTGGCGCAAGCCCGCGCCGAGGCCGGGGATCGCAAGCAGCAGACCTACACCACCAAGGCGGACCTGCAGGCTGCCTGGTACGAGGTCGGCCGCAAGGTCGATCCGCTGATGGACCGCCTGTTCCTCAACCAGCCCAAGACGCCGCTGCAGATCGAGCCCTACGAGGAATATCGCGAGGCCTTCAACCTCGCCGCCTCCTACTATCCCGGCAAGATCGACGGGTCGCGTCCCGGCACCTTCTACTTCAGCGGCTACAACGTGGCGGAGCGCAAGCTCGGCACCTCGGTCGCGCTCTACATGCACGAAGGCAATCCGGGCCATCACTTCGAGACCATGCTGGCCTACGAGAACGAGGAATTGCCCGACTTCATGCGCTACAACGGCTTTACCGCCTATGGCGAGGGCTGGGGCCTTTATGCCGAAAGCCTCGGCTACGAGCTGGGCCTTTATGACGACCCGCTCGACCGGATCGGCGCGCTTGCGGGCGGCGAACTGCTGCGCGCAGTGCGCCTCGTCGTCGATACCGGCATGCACGCCAAGGGCTGGAGCCGCGAGAAGGCGATCGAATATATGGTCGCCAACGGCCAGCCGCGCGATTTCGCCGAAAGCGAGACGGCGCGCTACATCGTGATGCCGGCGCAGGCGCTGGCCTACAAGACGGGCGAGCTGAAGATTAAGGCCCTGCGCGCCAAGGCCGAGAAGGCGCTGGGCAAGGATTTCGACGTCCGCCGCTTCCACGACCAGGTGCTCTCGACGGGCAATATCCCGCTGTCGGTGCTGGAAGCCAAGATCGACGCCTGGATCGCCGCTGGGGGCAAGTAA
- a CDS encoding DUF885 domain-containing protein: MKPIRLALACASAITLAACAATPPVADSVPVVQSDEASEHDKLFGLFEDADERSLKLNPISALFRGDMRYADRLGDYMTDEFNDATRADAQLNLAKLAEIDRSKLSATDQLAYDVFAYNQREVLAGLTPEILAATSVRPVNHFAGFHTFYPSFASGQSAAPFETVEDYENNLSRHRDYVALTDRSIARFREGMASGVLETKLTIGNVISQLDTQLAMDIEGSPFFMPVKNFPDSFSAADKARLEADYRTGIADIYAAHARLRDFLRDEYYAAARGTVGLSQMKGGEALYRRLVEDTTTLPLEPDYLHNLGLSEVARIKGELEKVKAEVGFAGTLNEFFDYVRTDPKFQPKSREALTQTYYDIGKEVDAKIPQYFSLTPKTPLEIKPYEEYREKFEAGGSYQGGSPDGSRPGTFYFNAYDLPSRLTTGNVTLYLHEGAPGHHFQISLAQENEALPAFMRFGGTTAYVEGWALYAETLGYEMGFFEDPWNRYGTLQDEQLRAMRLVVDTGLHSKGWTRDQAIDFMLENSGMTRTEVVAEVERYIAIPSQALAYKVGALKIQELRRKAEAALGDDFDIRAFHAQVLDTGGLPLPVLEGKIDRWIAAGGK, from the coding sequence ATGAAACCGATCCGCCTCGCGCTGGCCTGCGCCTCCGCCATCACGCTTGCCGCCTGCGCGGCGACCCCGCCGGTCGCAGACAGCGTGCCGGTTGTGCAATCCGACGAGGCCAGCGAACACGACAAGCTGTTCGGCCTGTTCGAGGATGCGGACGAGCGCAGCCTCAAGCTCAACCCGATCTCCGCTCTGTTCCGCGGCGACATGCGCTATGCCGACCGGCTGGGCGATTACATGACCGACGAGTTCAACGACGCGACCCGCGCAGATGCGCAGCTCAATCTTGCCAAGCTGGCCGAGATCGACCGTTCGAAGCTGTCGGCGACGGACCAGCTTGCCTATGACGTATTCGCCTACAACCAGCGCGAGGTGCTGGCCGGGCTGACCCCTGAAATCCTCGCTGCCACCAGCGTGCGTCCGGTCAACCATTTCGCAGGCTTCCACACTTTCTATCCCAGCTTCGCCAGCGGGCAGAGCGCGGCGCCCTTCGAAACGGTCGAGGATTACGAGAACAATTTGTCGCGCCACCGCGACTACGTTGCCTTGACCGATCGCTCGATCGCGCGCTTCCGCGAAGGCATGGCCAGCGGGGTGCTGGAAACCAAGCTGACCATCGGCAATGTCATCAGCCAGCTCGACACGCAGCTGGCGATGGATATCGAGGGATCGCCCTTCTTCATGCCGGTGAAGAACTTCCCCGACAGCTTCTCCGCTGCGGACAAGGCGCGGCTGGAGGCGGACTATCGCACCGGTATCGCGGACATCTACGCTGCCCATGCGCGCCTGCGCGATTTCCTGCGCGATGAATATTACGCCGCTGCGCGGGGCACCGTGGGCCTGTCCCAGATGAAGGGCGGCGAAGCGCTCTATCGCCGCCTGGTCGAGGATACGACCACCCTGCCGCTCGAGCCCGATTACCTTCACAACCTCGGCCTGTCCGAAGTCGCGCGCATCAAGGGCGAGCTGGAAAAGGTGAAGGCGGAGGTCGGCTTTGCCGGCACGCTCAACGAGTTCTTCGACTATGTCCGCACCGATCCCAAGTTCCAGCCGAAGAGCCGCGAGGCACTGACGCAGACCTATTACGATATCGGCAAGGAGGTCGATGCGAAGATCCCGCAGTATTTCTCGCTGACGCCCAAGACCCCGCTCGAGATCAAGCCTTACGAGGAATATCGCGAGAAGTTCGAGGCCGGCGGTTCCTACCAGGGCGGATCGCCCGACGGATCGCGCCCGGGCACCTTCTATTTCAACGCCTACGACCTGCCCAGCCGCCTGACGACGGGCAATGTCACGCTCTACCTCCACGAAGGCGCGCCGGGGCACCATTTCCAGATCAGCCTCGCGCAGGAAAACGAGGCGCTCCCCGCCTTCATGCGCTTCGGCGGGACTACCGCCTATGTCGAGGGCTGGGCGCTCTATGCCGAGACGCTGGGCTACGAGATGGGCTTCTTCGAGGACCCGTGGAACCGCTATGGCACGCTGCAGGACGAACAGCTGCGCGCAATGCGGCTGGTGGTCGACACGGGCCTTCATTCCAAGGGCTGGACGCGCGACCAGGCGATCGACTTTATGCTGGAAAACTCGGGCATGACCCGCACCGAGGTCGTGGCCGAGGTGGAACGCTATATCGCCATTCCCAGCCAGGCGCTGGCCTACAAGGTGGGCGCGCTGAAGATCCAGGAACTGCGCCGCAAGGCAGAAGCCGCGCTGGGCGATGATTTCGACATTCGCGCCTTCCATGCGCAGGTGCTCGACACCGGCGGCCTGCCGCTCCCGGTGCTGGAAGGAAAGATCGACCGCTGGATTGCAGCCGGCGGCAAGTAA
- a CDS encoding DUF2585 family protein, whose protein sequence is MTANPLRPHRAAIIAGLVITAATLAVLFAMNRPPICTCGYVALWYGDINASGNSQHLSDWYTPSHIIHGMLFYALGWLLFSRAGIGGKQAARYSFTLAVFLEAAWEIIENTPMVIDRYRSVTVNWGYSGDSIINSMADIGWMSLGFFLALKLPVRVTVLLAIIMEVVAALVVRDNLTLNVIMLAYPFEFIREWQALG, encoded by the coding sequence ATGACTGCGAACCCACTGAGACCGCACCGCGCGGCGATCATCGCCGGCCTCGTCATAACGGCCGCCACGCTTGCCGTGCTCTTCGCCATGAACCGGCCGCCGATCTGTACCTGCGGCTATGTCGCGCTGTGGTACGGGGACATCAACGCTTCGGGCAACAGCCAGCACCTGTCCGACTGGTACACGCCCAGCCACATCATCCACGGAATGCTGTTCTACGCGCTCGGCTGGCTGCTGTTCTCGAGGGCAGGCATCGGCGGCAAGCAGGCGGCCCGGTACAGCTTCACACTCGCGGTTTTCCTAGAAGCGGCATGGGAGATCATCGAGAACACGCCCATGGTCATCGACCGCTATCGTTCGGTCACGGTGAACTGGGGCTATTCGGGCGACAGCATCATCAATTCCATGGCCGATATCGGCTGGATGAGCCTTGGGTTCTTCCTCGCGCTCAAGCTGCCCGTGCGGGTGACGGTATTGCTGGCGATCATCATGGAGGTCGTCGCGGCCCTGGTGGTGCGCGACAATCTGACGCTCAACGTCATCATGCTGGCCTATCCGTTCGAATTCATCCGCGAATGGCAGGCGCTGGGCTAG
- a CDS encoding MipA/OmpV family protein, with protein sequence MKYAVFVAAGLLAGTAATPLAAQDADVNVSPPAGPPTTVFDGDYLSVGVGVAYNASYSGSDDYQLSALPIVQGSLGGVAINPRPAGLALDFIPDPDDGIAFSAGPLLRINRDRADIDDIDDDIVAAYGELETAIEVGASLGVKLPKLLNPFDSLSFNVDAGWDVNGAHGGMTVSPSVTYFTPLSRAMAASLSVSTNWVDDDFADYYYSVPATNSALTAADVLPGFQAEGGFESVGVNLLLAYDLSGDVTDGGLSLIGLGGYSKLLGDAADTPFTSIRGSSNQYFVALGIGYTF encoded by the coding sequence ATGAAATATGCAGTTTTCGTGGCCGCCGGCCTGCTTGCAGGCACTGCGGCGACACCGCTCGCGGCGCAGGATGCCGATGTAAACGTGTCGCCGCCAGCCGGGCCGCCGACCACGGTATTCGACGGCGATTACCTCAGCGTGGGCGTGGGTGTGGCCTACAATGCCAGCTATTCGGGGTCGGACGACTACCAGCTCAGCGCGCTGCCGATCGTCCAGGGTTCGCTCGGCGGCGTGGCGATCAATCCGCGCCCTGCCGGCCTCGCACTCGATTTCATTCCCGATCCCGACGACGGCATCGCCTTTTCCGCCGGTCCGCTGCTGCGCATCAACCGCGACCGCGCCGATATCGACGACATCGACGACGATATCGTGGCGGCCTATGGCGAGCTGGAAACCGCGATCGAGGTGGGGGCAAGTCTCGGGGTCAAGCTGCCCAAGCTGCTCAACCCCTTCGACAGCCTGAGCTTCAACGTCGATGCCGGCTGGGACGTGAACGGCGCGCATGGCGGAATGACCGTCTCACCGAGCGTGACCTATTTCACCCCGCTCAGCCGCGCGATGGCCGCCTCGCTCAGCGTCAGCACGAATTGGGTCGATGACGATTTCGCCGACTATTACTATTCAGTCCCCGCGACCAATTCCGCGCTCACTGCAGCCGATGTGCTGCCGGGCTTCCAGGCGGAAGGCGGGTTCGAAAGCGTCGGGGTGAACCTGCTGCTGGCTTACGACCTTAGCGGCGATGTGACCGACGGCGGATTGTCGCTGATCGGGCTGGGCGGCTATTCGAAATTGCTCGGCGATGCGGCGGACACGCCCTTTACCAGCATTCGCGGCAGCTCGAACCAGTATTTCGTCGCGCTGGGCATCGGCTATACTTTCTAG
- a CDS encoding metal-dependent hydrolase family protein, producing the protein MRKLIAGLTASLLAATSPLAAETTIIHADGLVVDAASTPMGKATVTVRDGVIVSVEEGWKGVPDGANMVHLEGRTLAPGLIDLHTHLTGDPGGDFWKATTEPTEWDVVIGAKNARLTAKAGFTTVREAGSAQHTAFSLRRATAEGLVAGPRIVAAGPSLAIVGGHGDTNGFLPEVNALLDDGYNCTGAVECAEKVRLASQNGADIIKITATGGVLSQQGRGLEAHFTDAEMKSIVDTARSLGLKVMAHAHGARGIEAAARAGVTSIEHGTYIDEAAAKAMRENGTVLVPTLMAFQGIKGNLGKGVYTPVVEDKVRAVAAYAESIVERARKWGVTIAFGTDAGVFEHGDNAKELGLMRKGGMSDREVLASATTGAAKVLGMENQIGRIAPGYSADIIAVPGNPLDDVTVIEKTDWVMVRGRIME; encoded by the coding sequence ATGCGCAAACTGATCGCCGGGCTGACTGCCAGCCTGCTCGCCGCCACTTCGCCGCTGGCCGCAGAGACGACCATCATCCATGCCGACGGCCTCGTGGTCGATGCCGCCAGCACGCCGATGGGCAAGGCGACCGTCACCGTGAGGGACGGCGTGATCGTCAGCGTGGAGGAAGGCTGGAAGGGCGTCCCCGACGGCGCGAACATGGTCCACCTCGAAGGGCGTACACTGGCACCTGGCCTTATCGACCTGCACACCCATCTGACCGGTGATCCGGGCGGCGACTTCTGGAAAGCGACGACCGAGCCGACCGAATGGGACGTGGTGATCGGGGCCAAGAACGCGCGCCTCACAGCCAAGGCCGGCTTCACCACCGTGCGCGAGGCGGGCAGCGCCCAGCATACTGCCTTCTCGCTGCGCCGCGCGACCGCGGAAGGGCTGGTTGCCGGACCGCGCATCGTTGCTGCCGGACCCTCGCTCGCCATCGTCGGCGGGCATGGCGACACCAACGGTTTCCTGCCCGAAGTGAACGCGCTGCTCGATGACGGCTACAACTGCACCGGCGCGGTCGAGTGTGCCGAGAAGGTACGGCTCGCCAGCCAGAACGGCGCCGACATCATCAAGATCACCGCGACCGGCGGCGTGCTGAGCCAGCAGGGCCGCGGGCTGGAGGCGCATTTCACCGATGCCGAGATGAAGAGCATCGTCGATACGGCCCGCTCGCTCGGCCTCAAGGTCATGGCCCATGCGCACGGCGCGCGCGGTATCGAGGCCGCGGCCCGCGCCGGCGTGACCTCGATCGAACACGGCACCTATATTGACGAGGCCGCCGCCAAGGCGATGCGCGAGAACGGGACCGTGCTGGTGCCCACGCTCATGGCCTTCCAGGGGATCAAGGGCAATCTGGGCAAGGGCGTCTACACGCCGGTCGTGGAAGACAAGGTCCGCGCCGTCGCCGCCTATGCCGAAAGTATCGTCGAGCGTGCCCGCAAATGGGGCGTGACCATCGCCTTCGGCACCGATGCCGGCGTGTTCGAGCACGGCGACAATGCCAAGGAGCTCGGCCTCATGCGCAAGGGCGGCATGTCAGACCGCGAAGTGCTCGCCAGCGCGACGACAGGCGCGGCCAAGGTGCTGGGCATGGAAAACCAGATCGGCCGCATCGCGCCGGGCTATTCGGCGGATATCATCGCGGTGCCGGGCAACCCGCTCGACGATGTGACCGTGATCGAGAAGACCGACTGGGTGATGGTGCGCGGCCGCATCATGGAATGA
- a CDS encoding MBL fold metallo-hydrolase, whose translation MRAILALIAALGLAVPAAGEEGGICERELVVLGAGQDAGAPQIGNADDAGERLLPSSLALIDRGSNKRYLFDASPTITEQLALLDGIEPPAEGLGVDGIFLTHAHIGHYLGLAWLGREAAGAKDVPVYALPRMAEFLRANGPWSQLVELGNIEVRLLANGGITPLDLGRLRVLPYAVPHRDEYSETAGFMVFAGKTAFHYVPDIDSWTQFTRGDRSALFELVETGRYVFIDATFWDDNELPGRDMSEIPHPRVKATMDMLQHLPADQRAKVRFIHYNHTNPIRDPASAEAREVEARGFGIARRGDRFCLD comes from the coding sequence ATGAGGGCGATCCTCGCGCTCATTGCCGCGCTCGGCCTCGCAGTTCCGGCTGCCGGGGAAGAGGGCGGCATATGCGAGCGCGAGCTCGTCGTCCTCGGCGCAGGACAGGACGCAGGGGCGCCGCAGATCGGCAATGCGGATGACGCGGGAGAGCGTCTGCTGCCCTCGTCTCTTGCGCTAATCGATCGCGGTTCGAACAAGCGCTATCTGTTCGACGCCTCGCCCACGATCACCGAGCAACTGGCGTTGCTGGACGGGATCGAGCCACCGGCTGAAGGGCTTGGTGTGGACGGCATCTTCCTGACCCATGCGCATATCGGCCACTATCTCGGCCTTGCCTGGCTCGGGCGCGAGGCGGCCGGCGCGAAAGACGTGCCGGTCTATGCCCTGCCGCGCATGGCGGAGTTCCTGCGCGCCAACGGCCCGTGGAGCCAGCTGGTCGAGCTCGGCAATATCGAGGTCAGGTTGCTGGCGAACGGGGGCATTACGCCGCTCGACCTCGGGCGCCTGCGCGTGCTGCCCTACGCCGTGCCCCACCGCGACGAATATTCGGAGACGGCAGGCTTCATGGTCTTCGCGGGCAAAACCGCCTTCCATTACGTGCCCGACATCGACAGCTGGACGCAGTTCACGCGCGGCGATCGCTCGGCCCTGTTCGAACTGGTCGAGACGGGCCGCTATGTGTTCATCGATGCGACCTTCTGGGACGACAACGAATTGCCCGGCCGCGACATGAGCGAGATCCCCCATCCGCGCGTGAAGGCGACGATGGACATGCTGCAGCACCTGCCTGCCGACCAGCGCGCCAAGGTGCGCTTCATCCATTACAACCACACCAACCCGATCCGCGATCCGGCGTCGGCCGAGGCGCGCGAGGTGGAAGCGCGCGGCTTCGGTATCGCGCGGCGCGGCGACCGTTTCTGCCTCGATTGA
- a CDS encoding S9 family peptidase, which translates to MTRIRRTVLAAGLLATASIAAQAQARPMTPEDVAALESVGTVAVSPDGRSIAYTTAALPDVTEGEENGSTEQQLKLAYGPMNARDFLPDSMNVSAIQYSPDGRTISFLWTEKDGDRAVWGIPVDGGAHRKLAAVKDASVRSYAWAPDGSAIWMLASAEKDKDREKQSKAGFNAIVYEEEARLNRLFSAKVGTEVDASPKAVTIPGYVSGFKVAPGGKTAVVDSAPTPQIDDEYTSKRAHVIDLGTGKVLAVVETPGKLGDIEVSPDGKQLSMIAGVDMNDPADTTLHLVDVASGSFRALNAGAPEAAVDAAWLADGRLAAVIHKGVQSALRIYNADGSVAEEHDGGELILSNVETGGNTIAVEASSPQHPTELFVWNNGAFARWTQHNPWLSEIDFGKQRAFTFTATDGQQVEGVLIEPVGGVPKGGAPLILNVHGGPEAHDSNGWQTAYSKPGQVAAGKGYAVFLPNYRGSTGYGTAFSKQHQGRYTDPEFRDLVDAKRALVEAGVADADRVGVTGGSYGGYATAWTSTYYSDEFAAGVMFVGISNQISKFGTTDIPYEMYNVHSRAWPWDNWQKMLEVSPIYHVDKAETPLLIMHGAEDTRVAPSQSYELYRSIKVRKPETPVRLVLYPGEGHGNQKAAARYDYNLRMMEWFDTYLKTGDRDAKLPDPRPDLAEGTAGTAKKDD; encoded by the coding sequence TTGACCCGAATTCGCCGTACCGTCCTTGCCGCAGGCCTGCTGGCCACCGCATCGATTGCCGCGCAGGCGCAGGCCCGCCCGATGACGCCCGAAGACGTCGCCGCGCTCGAAAGCGTGGGCACCGTGGCCGTCTCGCCCGATGGCCGCAGCATCGCCTACACCACTGCCGCCCTCCCCGACGTGACCGAGGGCGAGGAAAACGGTTCGACCGAACAGCAATTGAAGCTCGCCTATGGCCCGATGAATGCACGCGACTTCCTGCCCGACAGCATGAACGTCTCCGCCATCCAGTATTCGCCCGATGGCCGCACCATCAGCTTCCTGTGGACCGAAAAGGACGGCGACCGCGCCGTCTGGGGCATTCCGGTCGACGGCGGCGCGCATCGCAAGCTGGCGGCGGTCAAGGATGCGAGCGTGCGCTCCTACGCCTGGGCACCCGACGGTTCGGCCATCTGGATGCTGGCCTCTGCCGAAAAGGACAAGGACCGCGAAAAGCAGTCGAAGGCCGGCTTCAACGCCATCGTCTATGAAGAGGAAGCCCGTCTCAACCGCCTGTTCTCCGCCAAGGTTGGCACGGAAGTGGATGCATCTCCCAAGGCCGTGACCATCCCCGGCTATGTCAGCGGCTTCAAGGTCGCGCCGGGCGGCAAGACCGCCGTGGTCGACAGCGCGCCCACGCCGCAGATCGACGATGAATATACCTCCAAGCGTGCCCACGTGATCGACCTTGGCACCGGCAAGGTGTTGGCCGTGGTCGAAACGCCCGGCAAGCTGGGCGACATCGAGGTTTCGCCCGACGGCAAGCAGCTGTCGATGATCGCGGGCGTCGACATGAACGACCCCGCCGATACGACGCTGCACCTCGTCGACGTGGCAAGCGGCAGCTTCCGCGCGCTGAACGCAGGCGCGCCCGAAGCTGCGGTCGATGCCGCATGGCTGGCCGACGGCCGTCTTGCTGCAGTGATCCATAAGGGCGTGCAGTCGGCGCTGCGCATCTACAATGCCGACGGCAGCGTCGCCGAAGAGCATGACGGCGGCGAACTCATCCTCTCCAACGTGGAAACGGGCGGCAACACCATCGCCGTCGAGGCGAGCAGCCCGCAGCACCCGACCGAACTGTTCGTGTGGAACAACGGCGCCTTCGCCCGCTGGACGCAGCACAATCCGTGGTTGTCCGAAATCGACTTCGGCAAACAGCGCGCCTTCACTTTCACCGCGACCGACGGACAGCAGGTCGAAGGCGTGCTGATCGAGCCGGTCGGCGGCGTGCCGAAGGGCGGCGCCCCGCTGATCCTCAACGTCCATGGCGGCCCCGAAGCGCATGACAGCAATGGCTGGCAGACCGCCTATTCCAAGCCGGGCCAGGTGGCCGCGGGCAAGGGCTATGCCGTCTTCCTGCCGAACTATCGCGGGTCGACCGGCTACGGCACGGCGTTCTCGAAGCAGCACCAGGGCCGTTACACCGATCCCGAATTCCGTGACCTCGTCGATGCCAAGCGCGCGCTGGTCGAGGCGGGCGTGGCCGATGCCGACCGCGTCGGCGTGACGGGCGGGTCCTACGGCGGCTATGCGACGGCGTGGACCAGCACCTATTACAGTGACGAATTCGCTGCCGGTGTGATGTTCGTCGGCATTTCGAACCAGATCTCGAAGTTCGGCACCACCGACATTCCTTACGAGATGTACAATGTGCACAGCCGCGCATGGCCGTGGGACAATTGGCAGAAAATGCTCGAAGTCTCGCCGATCTACCATGTCGACAAGGCCGAAACCCCGCTGCTGATCATGCACGGTGCGGAAGACACCCGCGTCGCGCCGAGCCAGAGCTACGAGCTCTACCGCTCGATCAAGGTGCGCAAGCCGGAGACTCCGGTTCGCCTCGTGCTGTACCCGGGCGAAGGCCACGGCAACCAGAAGGCCGCCGCGCGCTATGATTACAATCTGCGCATGATGGAATGGTTCGACACCTACCTGAAGACGGGCGACCGCGACGCGAAACTGCCCGATCCGCGCCCCGACCTCGCCGAGGGTACGGCCGGAACGGCCAAGAAGGACGACTGA
- a CDS encoding glycosyltransferase family 87 protein, translating to MLTHLREADWLTARRVRGYAVLIAIASLALLANSYIKAMQPAGTDFLAFWGAGHVAAAGNPAAAYDLAVQESVQTATGSEGWFVFVNPPPFLFAVTPFGALPFPLAWIAWVAVTYALWAWASSRAFPRLWPLVLAYPGALLAAGHAQTGLLTGALLVLAVHSLAQRPALSGAAIGALVVKPHLAVLTPFWLAMGGKWRAIVAAGASVLGLLAASWLVFGTDTMAGYTTSWEASRAIMGERSDDFFLRMVTFYSQVRHWTGEGPAMVAGALSGLAALAVAMLAWRKSGGDVRASASAMLAATALASPYLFNYDLPFLIFPTLWLVEQGLERGFRPYEKLGLVALWFAPYATRAAALPLDVNFMPLCSLALLWLVWTRAGQR from the coding sequence GTGCTCACACATCTTCGCGAGGCGGACTGGCTGACCGCAAGGCGCGTGCGCGGCTATGCGGTGCTGATCGCGATCGCCTCGCTTGCGCTGCTGGCGAACAGCTACATCAAGGCGATGCAGCCCGCCGGAACCGATTTCCTCGCCTTCTGGGGCGCAGGCCATGTCGCTGCCGCCGGCAATCCGGCGGCGGCCTACGACCTTGCCGTGCAGGAAAGTGTGCAGACCGCCACGGGAAGCGAAGGCTGGTTCGTCTTCGTCAATCCGCCGCCCTTCCTGTTCGCCGTGACGCCGTTCGGCGCGCTGCCGTTCCCGCTTGCGTGGATCGCGTGGGTGGCTGTGACCTACGCGCTGTGGGCCTGGGCGAGCAGCCGCGCCTTCCCGCGCCTGTGGCCGCTCGTCCTCGCCTATCCGGGCGCATTGCTGGCCGCTGGCCATGCGCAGACGGGGCTGCTGACGGGCGCGCTCCTGGTACTGGCGGTGCATTCGCTGGCGCAGCGTCCTGCGCTGTCGGGCGCGGCCATTGGCGCGCTGGTGGTGAAGCCGCACCTTGCCGTGCTCACCCCGTTCTGGCTGGCGATGGGCGGCAAGTGGCGCGCAATTGTCGCTGCGGGCGCGAGCGTGCTCGGCCTGCTGGCCGCTTCGTGGCTGGTGTTCGGCACGGACACGATGGCCGGCTACACCACCAGCTGGGAAGCCAGCCGCGCCATCATGGGCGAGCGCAGCGACGACTTCTTCCTGCGCATGGTGACCTTCTATTCGCAGGTCCGCCACTGGACGGGCGAGGGACCGGCGATGGTCGCAGGCGCGCTGAGCGGGCTTGCCGCACTGGCGGTGGCCATGCTGGCCTGGCGCAAATCCGGCGGAGACGTGCGGGCAAGCGCATCGGCCATGCTGGCGGCAACCGCGCTCGCATCGCCCTACCTGTTCAATTACGACCTGCCCTTCCTGATCTTCCCGACGCTGTGGCTGGTGGAGCAGGGGCTGGAGCGCGGTTTCAGGCCTTACGAGAAACTCGGCCTCGTCGCCTTGTGGTTCGCGCCCTACGCCACCCGCGCGGCGGCGCTCCCGCTGGACGTCAACTTCATGCCGCTGTGCTCGCTTGCTCTGCTGTGGCTCGTCTGGACGCGCGCCGGACAGCGCTGA